A single Actinomycetota bacterium DNA region contains:
- a CDS encoding type II toxin-antitoxin system HicA family toxin: MTKRRDLGAHLRASGCELVRHGGRHDIWRNMETDKRSSVPRHTDIPRTTAAEICKQLGVSAIERGS; the protein is encoded by the coding sequence GTGACGAAGCGTCGCGACCTCGGGGCACACCTGAGGGCATCCGGATGTGAGCTCGTCCGTCATGGAGGCAGGCACGACATCTGGCGGAACATGGAAACCGACAAGCGCTCCTCCGTCCCCCGACACACGGACATCCCCCGCACGACGGCGGCGGAGATATGCAAGCAACTCGGGGTCTCCGCCATAGAGCGGGGATCGTGA